From the genome of Vicia villosa cultivar HV-30 ecotype Madison, WI linkage group LG2, Vvil1.0, whole genome shotgun sequence, one region includes:
- the LOC131647031 gene encoding uncharacterized protein LOC131647031 — protein MVGSSSRASTVGSVSSHDLPRCGCGNTMKMWRANTVQNPNRKFWKCRSSGTVNSCELFLWDDEILHFSKGEDVTSPFCKKCDILQLKLESVSTKLEKAKMKVEVQKRKNMQLRIVLIVCCMIVVCIYNFY, from the exons ATGGTTGGAAGCAGTTCACGCGCGAGCACGGTTGGATCAGTATCATCGCATGATTTGCCCAGATGTGGGTGTGGTAACACGATGAAGATGTGGAGAGCCAACACAGTGCAAAATCCCAACCGGAAATTCTGGAAATGTCGAAGCTCTGGG ACTGTTAATAGCTGTGAACTATTTCTATGGGATGATGAAATACTTCATTTCAGCAAAGGAGAAGATGTAACTTCACCATTTTGTAAGAAGTGTGATATTCTACAATTGAAATTGGAATCAGTGTCAACCAAATTGGAGAAAGCGAAGATGAAGGTTGAAGTTCAGAAAAGGAAAAACATGCAGCTTAGGATAGTTCTTATTGTGTGTTGTATGATTGTTGTATGTATTTACAATTTCTACTAA